A window of the Lactuca sativa cultivar Salinas chromosome 5, Lsat_Salinas_v11, whole genome shotgun sequence genome harbors these coding sequences:
- the LOC111898394 gene encoding uncharacterized protein LOC111898394 — protein sequence MDQEQEQMQFLGFFGIFKETFKIISTYKEIFTKISLSIILPLSFIFLAHIEVSEYLFGKILDNEDIRDQTPQNTRKYSTLSDLISSEWTYFWVFKVAYFIFFLVLSLLSTSAIVYTIACIYTSKHITFKKVMSVVPKVWKRLMVTFVWNFIIFFVFNLLALVVFACWVAWVDFTNTGVLILIVLAIVYVVLFIYISVVWHLASVISVLEDDYGIQSMLKSRELIKGKTGVSMAIFCFLNICFITIQVGFESHVVIGKHSLVVRTIYAILFFLLLSVLILFGLTVQTIIYFICKSFRHENIDKSLLANHLEVYLGDYLPLKSKDVQLQNFDI from the coding sequence ATGGATCAAGAACAAGAACAAATGCAGTTTCTTGGCTTTTTTGGCATCTTCAAAGAAACCTTCAAAATCATCTCAACTTACAAAGAAATCTTCACCAAAATCTCTCTCTCCATCATCCTCCCTCTCTCCTTCATTTTCTTGGCTCATATCGAAGTCTCTGAATACCTTTTCGGAAAAATCTTAGACAATGAAGATATTCGTGATCAAACCCCACAAAACACCAGAAAATATAGTACGTTGTCTGATCTCATCTCTTCCGAATGGACCTATTTTTGGGTGTTTAAAGTTGCttacttcatcttcttcctcgtCCTATCCCTCCTCTCTACCTCAGCTATCGTTTATACCATAGCATGTATCTACACATCCAAACACATAACCTTCAAGAAAGTGATGAGCGTCGTTCCAAAGGTTTGGAAACGATTAATGGTCACTTTTGTTTGGAATTTCATCATCTTTTTTGTGTTTAATCTACTGGCGTTGGTGGTATTTGCGTGCTGGGTTGCATGGGTTGATTTTACAAACACTGGGGTTTTGATTCTTATCGTTTTAGCCATTGTTTATGTCGTGTTGTTTATCTATATCAGCGTTGTCTGGCACTTGGCTAGTGTGATTTCGGTTTTGGAAGATGATTATGGGATTCAGTCGATGTTAAAGAGCAGAGAGTTAATCAAAGGGAAGACTGGTGTTTCAATGGCTATATTTTGTTTTCTTAACATATGTTTTATCACGATTCAAGTGGGGTTCGAGTCGCATGTGGTGATCGGAAAACATTCGCTCGTGGTGAGAACAATCTATGCGATTCTCTTTTTCTTGTTGCTTTCTGTATTGATTCTTTTCGGCCTTACAGTCCAAACCATCATTTACTTCATCTGCAAATCATTCCGTCATGAAAACATAGATAAATCATTGTTGGCTAATCATCTCGAGGTTTATCTTGGGGATTACTTACCATTAAAATCAAAGGATGTACAACTTCAAAATTTCGATATATAG